The genomic DNA GAggtgaaaatattaagtaattccagtaaaaatattaaatttagatTGTCTAACTAATATCTGTTGGTGcgggtgtttgtttacattgagtaAGTAGCTTATTAATAGTTTATTGTAAACAATTTAATTTCATCCCCAACACACtaatcagtgttgggggacgttactttttaaaataactgattacattacaacttactgtctttaaaaagtaattggtTACATTACAACGTTACCTTCTGagaaaagtaactagttagagtacttttccattgcagaaaataaaaacacctttgtaattcctcatgcatgttgttttagtcaagacctttagaATTATTTCACCaccatcactcagcgaagtttggcccataatctgttaactactaacagcaggaataacaagCAGGTGGGCTATCAGGGTGGGGCTTGAaggacgactttctcacacacacacatacacacacacactaacagaatcactgttgtctggctcacggattacatttttgaaaatataactaaataactaagtacttaaatggtggCCCTAACGCGTTAAATCACTCGTTACATCAACAAAACTCTAATGTTACTTTGtaatgcgttacacccaacacactaatggtgcaggttaaacttcaggcagatgtCTAAGTAATTccaaaaaattaatgaaatcagattcataatattaattaaacagacaaaacattttcagagactggtttctggtcctccaatgtatgaaatgtcaaGATATTATTGAAAGAGTTCTGTTCAATGTACAGACAGGAACTTTCTTTTATTAAGGTACTGTAGATTTGCTGGTGCATCTGTTGGCAAATCTGTGAGCCTCGTCCCATCGTTGCTCCTTGTATACGATAACATAATTGTTTCACATGTTTAACAATACTTGTTTCTAAACATCTTGTAATTTCAATTTACAACTTGGAATTTGTCGCAGCCACCAGATTGGAAATGAGTGCATATTTTCAATAAGGAATTACATTATGATGGTAAATCAGCAAATTATGTGTTGTTTTGGAGTTTTCAATATAGTTTATGGTGTAGAGACTTTACAAATggcttctttttgtttttatttccaatTTTCATACTGTCCTAACTTGCCAACCTACTGCCAACTGCAGAGAAGTGCTGCACACACATCCGATCATCCACATGATGTACAAGAGCGGTGATTATCAGTATGTCTAACCCCAACAACCATTTCATGGTTAAATTCAGAGAGGATGCATTTTTCTCTGCTCTGATGTATGATGTAACCTATAACTGAAGTATTTGCATGATTTTTTGCACATCTGTATTTTGCATGATTATATGCATTTTAACTGCTGGCACATGATTGGCTCATTAAATAGCTGCATAAATAAACAGGTGTACAGGTGCTATAAGCCAAACAGTAATACAACTAGAGATAACTGTGGTGTGTATGTTCTCAAGGAGCAGAAAGGCTGGACTTTACATTTTGTGCATGAGCTTTGGGGGAAGAAATGCTGGTTGATAAGCTGTGCTAAAGGCCAGAGCACAGGTTCAGCCATGATATAGCACTCCTGGAGTAGTTAAGTGCGAAGGGCTCAGGTGCCTAATTGATGCAGCATTgtaataaatgtactgtatgacttCCTTATTAGTAACTCAGGacttaaataatatttcttaataatatatatactctTATCAGCTAATGTTCACCCTTTTGATATTGAATATGTCCCcttattatacaatataataagtgtgtatgtgtttgtatgttacaGAGACACAGAGTGCTGAAATGTGAAAAGAGAAAGCTACAGTTTGTGTTCAGCAGTGTAGTGATGAACAAGTTGcagatttgatttaaaaaataaatgtgcaatgtaCTACTACACCATGTTACAggagttagtttttttttttcttcagtttttgaattataaaaaaaaaaaaaggtgtaagaAGGTTTTATGTTATGTTACCCCCTGCCCATTATTAAGTATTGTTGTGCTTctataaaaaaaggaattttacCACTGATGTTTtgttaatgaacaaaaaatttaataaagctGGTTTTGGCTAATCTTTTCACTTTAAAACACGCTGAATGTCCaaggtaaatttgtttaatgtattttaggGAAAGGTCTgggatttggaaaaaaaaagactgtatcTCTCTGACTTGGGAAGCTGCTGGTTTCACTGGTCTCGTGGCAGGTTTGCATAACAAATGCCACTCCGGGGAACTGGGATTACAtagcaattaaaataaaaaacatataaaaagtttaaaaatgttatcaCATCTTGTCACCTTCTAGCAATCTAGTCACCATAAAAtttaaccatgtcaaattcatagGCAGATCCTATTATACATGTCAGACCTTATATCACAGATTATGACTTTAGTGGACATAAAGAGGTGGACATAACCTTCACGGTTTTCTGGAAGTTTACATACTGACAGACACAACATAAAGCCAGAAGATACTAAATTGAAGTTATGAAATCGTGAAGTATTCATgccataaaatatttttcttcggttgtttttaagttgataaaatattacaaatgcgTTGTATGCTAGTAAGATGGATGCTagtaaagaaaacattaaaaaaatttgaagaATACACTAAAGTCATGTCTCTGAGGCCATCTTGTGGAACTGAAACTTGTATTACATAGATTGAAAGATAAAACCCATGAGCAGTCCAGTGTTCAGGAAGGAAAGCAGGAAGTTAGTTTATTGTTGCATTACACAAAAAAGCAAGAGTGGCAAGTatgctactgtacataataGCCATCTTGTAGGTTCATATTTCACTGTAATGTTCTTCTACAAATCCAAAAACTGCTTTTAGTTCATCTGTCGTTTAAATTCATAATGAAAATCTTGTTGACTATGAATTAAATGACACAGTCCAGTGCCTGTCTGCAGCATATTCTGCACAGGTGAGCAGAATATACAGTGCCTGAACCAACTCTTGTCTGTTTTTAGACTTTGTATTGTGCTTGTCATAGTTTGCACTTGCATTATCTGCTGTGTAAACCATGTCGAGttgtaaaaacaatattatagAAACATGAGAAACCTTAGTCTGTTCTAACTATTTATTTCCAATCAAAATGTAGGACATCATTTTAAGTTACATGATGCAGGACATAAATGCaggaaataaaatgatgttCACTCCAACACAAAGCAGAATAGTTTATTTTAGTGccccatgtaaaaaaaatcataccacATACCACAACATACCACGATTTATAAAAGACAATTGCACCCTTATAAAAGCCAATTGCAAAGGAGACCTCCCATTGTGGAAAACACATTATGGAATTTCCTGCTGGGGTGTAACTCACCACTGGTATAACATCTCCTATACATCAAAAACTGGTTTATATAGAGTATTAAATAGTGGTGTGGATAAGCTTGACTCAggtttgatttgtttgtttttttgccactAATAGACAtaggaataaaatatttttgttgtgGTCATGTCCAGAAAAAAACTAACCCTGGAAGGGATGCCAAGACAGGAAAGATGTGCAGATTGGGCCAGTTGTGGATGATTCTATGAGAGATAGATGGAACCAATGTACCCCCATAGCAAGTCCAGCCGCGATGGCCACAAAGTGCCTGCTGCCACCGAAGTGGTGAAACAGCCGATATACCCACTTCCGGCCACATCCAAGTCTGAGACAAATGGCCCTGCTGTACCTGCAGCTGAGTGTGTTGTGGCCAACCCCCCCTGTGGCCGAGCCGCGGGTGCCGCTGGACCCTGATGTTGCTGCACCACAACCCACAGGGGACAAAGCAGGAGAAACTGAGCCTGCTGAGATGGAGGTACAACAGTCAGAGGAAACACAGGGCAGTCATATACCTGATGATTTCGATATAAGCGGTATAGGTTTATGTAGGTTCgtcaataatttaagtatttatttttttacttttaagttgctaaataaatattggcaaacacGGTTTTAACTATCATTTGTGCCGTTATTTGCAGCCtacataaatacaattaaatactaAATGGAACATCTAATAGCCACATATTACAGTTTAAATTgcatgtgctttttaaaaaaaatctataaattatACACCGCTGTACATTTAATGCTGTACATGCTATACTTGAGGGATCCTTTGGATTTTGAAGAGGAGCTGACATTTTGCCTCTGCAAGAAGACAGAGATCTCTTGCACGGAGGACCTTGTAATTATCCCAGATGTCAGTATTCTGCCCTTGTGTTTAGCATGTAAtagataatctttttttttttttttttttttgatagttTAGCAGTGGTTCTGAACAAAGCCAGGGGAAGCTGAATTTTTGGAAATGGTAATCTCAGCTGGTTAAACTAGAACTTCACTCCACCTGCAAACTCTTTTGGCATCATCAGCTGCATCCAAAACTAGTCCAGATCGATTTTGTTTAGCCAAGTCCAAGTTTTAACATAACTTAACCTTAACATAACTGGTTCGTGCTGCTGAGCAACCAATGTTGTATCCTTGAGCAGGTTCCTTCACCTGGAATTGCTCAGATACAATTGGATATCGACCAGAACCTGTAATGAACTGCCTGGGATGAAGTTTTTGTGGCCTGATGTGACTGATTGCACATGGACAGACTCTTATCTTCATCATATTATTCATTCATCATGTTGCTCTTCTCCTTTTAGCTGAAAGGTTTCAAAACTACAAACTAAGGTGAAACAGCTGGCCAGTTAATGGAAATGGATAAAACTTCAGTTAAATACTAACTCCAGTCCTTGTTGCTCTTGCTGTATTTGGTCGTGGTGTAGTAAATGCTTTGCTGCTTAGGAATGACGAATGATCAATACCTATCTAGCAAGGGCCACAATATTATCACTGTAATGACGAGTAAATTAGAACCAATACACAGATGAATAtttcttttctgcagaaacggtagtcaattaaataaaatcaaagcaCAAAAATGAGTTCATCTGTATGTTTGCGCAGATATAATGaacaattacagaaaaaaatattctggcAAATaaggacatactgtaggtgttgaAGTGTCGACTGAGTGTCAGGAGATTTTTTGTGTTCGCTACATCTTGCAGGTGCAACCAactaaataaactttatttgtaCTCTGTTTTCCCATCTATAAGTAAGAATGACAGATATCGCATAATATAGTGGAGTAATAAGTATTTCACCctgaaatgtaaaagtaaaataaaaatgttaacgTAAAAAGTCCCATCAAATTTAAATACTTAAGTAGAATACTTAAACTTGATCTTAAATACTTAATTACACTACTTATGTTTCATTTTgcctatttgttttttaaatcagaaccAGGAAAATTTAGGGTAAGAAGATTCTGCTTAAACAACCAAACAGCTTTCTCCAGAAAACTGCACTACAGTAAATCTGAGTTTTACTCACCCAAATTTAAAGCCAAATGCCTGTCATTAAATATAGATACACTATTCGTAGCTCAGTTTTAATATTAAGATAGCTTTCATTTTtacttagtttttattttatttgtttagatttGGCCAAGACTTGCACAAAGCAGTATAGaaatgaaggtaaaaaaaaaaaaaaaaaaaaaagaggctgtCCGAGGGTCTTTGCTGACATGTAATCTCACCTCTCTCTGCTTTTAACTATAAGGGTACAGAGCTAAATTCtgaaaaatggttttaaaataaatcaccttgccttctatactgtatgtatggaaaatgcaaaagatttcctgaggcacacttttaaaaagcttttactAAAGCCTCTTTGTTGAAGGGTATGGCTCATGGCTCATgtattcatatatacagtacatccagaAAAAAGCATGTCTCTCCATCAATGTCCAATCTACACTACTATTTGCCCCATTCTGTGAGAGGATTGCTGGTCAGTGTACTCTCAGTGTAGAGTTTTCTTTTGTCCCGACAAATGACTTCCTTCCACATTTTTGTGTCCAGTTCATGATCGACCCCTTACTTATCAAGAGTATTTGGTGTCCGAGATCTTCTTCCATAGTAGTGTTTTGAGGTTGTTTAACACAAGTGAGTGATGCACTTCCATTTGGGAGGCCAGGCCACTCAGTGTCATGCAGGTGCGTAGTTGCTTGTCCAAGTCATCCATCAAGTCTGAAGGTGCTCCAGAAAACAGGAAATCCCTCAAGAGGGCACATACCTTGGCCAAGTTTGGTCGCACTACCTCCGTGTTGCACTGTTTGGCCAGACGATCACAAGTAGCTGTGCAGTCACTCCCAAATGTGCAGTCGGTGTTGATTTGGCAAGCTCGTCCTCGTAGGAATGCCCGTACAGTTGCTTCTGGGACCACACTTCCCAGGTCTGGCATCTTGCAGTCATAGTTGGTGCTGTAGCCCACTCGTTGAGGTGTTGTATCACACATGTAGAAAGTACCATAGACCCCATGAAAAAGTTCCTCCATCATCTCTAGTAGACCAATCGCAACGCGGGCACGACGTGGCCAGGCTGGAGCCAGCCAGTGGTTTAGAGAGCTGCTTAGAGCTTTGGGCATCAACGGATGGAGCCAGGATGGTATGTTTACACTGAAAAGGGTGCTGTGGGCCACGTGCTCTGTGGTATAAAGTTGGCCACAAAACCCTAAAAGACGGGGTGCATGCTCTTTATCCTGGAGCACCAGAGTCAATACAAACTCATTAATGCGCAGCAAAGCCCACACTGACTTTGCTTCAGCTAGAGACACTTTGCCATCAGCATTAACATCAGCCAGTGAGATAATGCGCAAGACAAGTGAGCCAAGAGACAGCTGTTCACCCAGACTATTCTACAGAGAGGACAGAAAGATAAAGAAAGACATAAAGATTCTTTTTCAGCTGGACACAACTAGAATAATTTATATGTAACTCTTTAGATGTGTCTTTATGGAAATTTACTCTAtatgtcaattaaaaaaataagaagaagaactCAGGGTCCataatatacagtgcatcccaaatatttatatatttattaataattattagacACATAGGGAGTCTGCTCATTTAATAGCTGTCTAGACAATCACTGACCCCCTCCACAAGGTGGGTAAGCCACAAAAGGTCATTGCTGAAAAGCTGGCTGTTGTCGCTGTATTGAAACCTGTCCATGGAAAGTTGAGTGGATCGTGGAAGGAAAAGTAGCACACGCAACAGGGATGAGATTGACAAGATTGCCAAGCAAATGCGATTCAAGAACTTTGGGGAGCTTCACAAGCAGTGGAGTGAGGCTTTGAATCAGGAGCCACGAACAGACATCTTCAGTAAAAACTAAAACTGTTGCATTCTTAGTATCAAGTTACTCCTAaaccagagacaacatcagAAGCATATTACTTTGGCATATTACCGTTACTCAGTGGtcaaaagtctttttttcaaatgaaagTAAATTCTGCAATCTGATGGACGAGCTAAGAGGCATAGAATCCAAGTTAATTAAAGTCCAGCGTGAACTTTAAATAGTCTGAGATTATATAGGGCGCCATGGCTTCTGCTGTTGGTCCGCTGATAGTCAAAGTCAAAACAGCCATTTACTAGGAACTTTTAGAGCACTTCCTGCTTCTGTCATctgacaagctttatggagatgctgattttctttttctgcaggGCTTAACACCTGTCCACATTGTCAAACCTACCACTAACTGTtttgctgaccatgatattactgGACTTTATCGCCCAGCCAACTCGCCTGGCCAGAAGAATAAACAGAGTATATGGGCTATTATCAAGAGGAAGATCATTAACAATTCTAGAAAGCTGAAGcttgctatcaaagcaacctagTCTTTCAATAGCACCTCAGaaatgccacaggctgatcGCATCCATGCTGCGTTGATGGAGTAATTGAGATGCACTGTATTGCTATGGGGtctgtaattttaattaaaaagtagtAAATAAACTTTGTGGTTGATATATTATACTTAGCTATAGACTTTATTGTCTATTCAGTTAAAATAGGTTAAATGCAGTTTAAAAAGTATTGattatataatacaaaacatttaaacgCTATATAACAGAGACCTAGGTTTTGAGATCTGTGGATGGAATAAAGCAATTCATCTATACATTTGTATTATGACTTGGGTTTGACATGATATTGCTGACATTGCTAtgtatattatacagtagtacACGTACACAACAAGTTGATGGCAGCCctaagtagtaaaaaaaaagaagtggacAGAAGTACCTTGAGAAATGAGTGCAGCATCTCTCGAAATTCATCCATGGATGTGCCACGGGTGGGTTTATCATACAGACTGGCATCACGCTGAGCGTCATGTAATCCACACTTTACTACCACAGCTTTCTCCTTCCACACAGCACTGTATACCtgcaacacacacccacaaacattGGTCTTACTATCCTTGAAAGAACTGACATAATTAATAATGCCACTCATTGAGCTTTTAAGCTAAATTAGGATATTTCAGGCATAGTTGCATATAGAACTGTGCACAGTATGTGACTTtggtttttggttgtttctccAATCAGCTGATCATTGACTATTATTGCTTTAAATGCTGCAAGTAACTGAAAATGTAGCTTAacgcctccgagtggcgcagtggtaaagcgctcgccctatcatccggaggtcgctggttcgaaccccgggtgatgctgttttcctctcacagccggaggcacagagagagctgattggccgagctctctcaggggggagggatgagaggtacttgcgctcccacattagtcacggcgctacagccaatcaggggcgtctgtgagctcgcgcacacggtgggagcggctagcgctttcctccgagtgtgttactccgcccctaacggtgcgtgagcgagcagttcgaaaagatgcggtcggctcgcgtcacgtggttcggaggaaacacgggatagctttcgccctcccgactgagtggttgtagtagcctcgatgtgtgtgggagccccctagtgacggggagtaattggccacgactagattggggagaaaatcggggaaaaaagaattggacaggactaaatttataaaaataaaaaaaaataaaaaataaaaaaatgtagctTAACTAACCTATCGCCCACATTAATATACTAGCTGAGCTAGTACTATCTTTACTTGGCATTCCATATCCAAACAGTAGTTGAAAGAAAGAAGAATTGTAAATCAATCCCAAAGAGGGAACTCTCATACACTCAGGGTTGTTTGTCGAAATTAGGTTATTAGGTGATGATATTGGCTGTAACTATCTTTACCTGTTGTGTAGGTGACGTGGAGAGGCAGCGCTGTAGAGTTAGAGTTTTCTCCTCACACAAAGACTTACACACAGAGCCAGAGATAATCCCCTTTTGGTAGTGCtcgcactgacacacacacacacattttcatgttATAAGGCAAGCTTGATGCAATATGAATACAATATACATGTTAGAGACAACAGACCAAAAATATCTGTGTGAACATCTGCAGTTGCAGTTTCACACAGGACTCTATTTTCAGTTCTAAATCCTCCTCACCGAGCCTGGGTGTTGCCAAAAATGGTGACTTGATATGATACTTTTGCAACACAGCAAAAATGAGCATTTCCTGAATATGTgacttagatttttatttttgattgaaACCTTAGAAAAGTACAGTAATTGAAACTTAATAATGGCATTATGTTCATGTCATCCATTTAGACTCGGCAGCGTGTaagtaaacaaaatatatgCATTAGACAAATGAAACATTAGACAGTAATTACACATAgctaattatacagtatgagggGGTGTTTCTAAAGCACAGGGCTTAACATTTCGATGCTAGCTAGAGTAGCTATATGTAGTTCTGTGTAGCATAGCTAGGGCATGCCTTTACTGCAGGAAGAGTGGACATTTTTGTCAAAACCGCACATTAAAATCAAACCCTCTGGTAATTCTAGGGATTCTAGAGGACCGGTCCACTATGGTCTCTGCTAATCCTCGCTGGCTTTTACCTGTGATCATTCTCCATAAAAACCAAGTCCACAGCACTTGTGCTCTGATTGACTCAAATCAAAATGTGATCTGTGTTTCAACCACCTCTGACCTGCAAATCTCTTCTGAAGCACTACTTCACCTTTGATTTCACCAGTACTTCACCATTCTCATTGCATTCCATAACCCACCAAACAGTTCTTGTTACCTTAAACATCTCCGGTAATCACAATATGATTCCTTTCTTATCCAGCACACTTCTCCCATTCCTTTAGTACTTGGAccgaagaaataaaaaaatattttcgcCTACGGGCAATTTtctcattttataaatgtttatttatagcaCAAGAGCACAAGATCCACATCTGGTGAGTTCTTAAAAGAGTTCTGAATAACAAACGTTTTGTCAAAGCAGAAAAATGTGAACTTCATTAGGAAACAATATCATTTCTGACCTGACCTTTACTAATCTCATTCTTCACTGGACCCATAAGGCAAATGTGGGCACCATGGCTCCTGTTCTCACCATCCCTGCTCCCTCTGTTCAATTCATAGTGTATATTGACGCATCTAACCCTGGGGGAGTCACCCATTCTGAGATCAATCATTCTTCCTTTTCCTTATGATTCACTGTGACAAAAAAGAATTATGACGTGAACAATCAGGAGTTGTTCGCTGTTAAGTTTGCACTTAAAGAATTGAGGCAATAGCCCAAGGGGTTAAACGAATAAACTCTCAGCAAGCCAGGTAGTCTCTACATTTCTCCAGAATTAAATTCACACTGTCTTACCATCCCAGGTTAAAAAACACTAAGCCAGATGCTCTCTTACATTTGCGCACCTGTTCGAGACCTCACCTCCATGCAAACCATTCGGTCAACACTCCGTTCTCTTGGAGCGGCCCTTTTATCCATGAAATCCCAGGTTAAATGGGAACACGAACCAGGACCAAGTCACTTCCCTGCAAATCACCTCTtagttcttttctctctttagtTCTCTGTCTCTTTACTAGTGCTAGTTAGCCTGTCAGTGCTTGAACCCTCTTCCTGATCCGACTCTGCTTTGAGTGATCCTCTACAAAGGAAGACACCCAGGAATTCATGGCTGCTTGTGACACTCGCAACTGGAACTgatcaaataacaaaaccccatCCAGACCTCTCAGACTCATTCCCATCCCACATCGACCATGGGTCCGAAAGCTTTAGATTTCATCAACTGACTTCCTGAATTAGATGATAACACCTGGATTCTCACCATTGTCAATATTTTTCCTTCCTCTGCTGGGACTTCTGTATTCTAAGGAGACAGCAGAACTGCTCGAACATGTTTTTCACTTGAATTGCGAAACTATTTTAAAACCTTATGAGACCTCATGAGTCGGACAATGCATGAACAGGCGTTATACAGTGCATACCTGTAGCTTTGATACGGAGCTGTCATCAACTACTGAAGTAACTCTGTGAACCTAAACCTACTAAAGGAGGAAGCTAATAATCcttttgtaatattaataacaatacgATCTGGATTTTTAA from Clarias gariepinus isolate MV-2021 ecotype Netherlands chromosome 19, CGAR_prim_01v2, whole genome shotgun sequence includes the following:
- the dipk1b gene encoding divergent protein kinase domain 1B isoform X1; this translates as MTVRGREALAKMPRALRRLAHLVLLCPVSKGLQSRLPAVKVKYLMVAWLGVLVASWVVYIQYSSYSELCRGHVCTMLICEHYQKGIISGSVCKSLCEEKTLTLQRCLSTSPTQQVYSAVWKEKAVVVKCGLHDAQRDASLYDKPTRGTSMDEFREMLHSFLKNSLGEQLSLGSLVLRIISLADVNADGKVSLAEAKSVWALLRINEFVLTLVLQDKEHAPRLLGFCGQLYTTEHVAHSTLFSVNIPSWLHPLMPKALSSSLNHWLAPAWPRRARVAIGLLEMMEELFHGVYGTFYMCDTTPQRVGYSTNYDCKMPDLGSVVPEATVRAFLRGRACQINTDCTFGSDCTATCDRLAKQCNTEVVRPNLAKVCALLRDFLFSGAPSDLMDDLDKQLRTCMTLSGLASQMEVHHSLVLNNLKTLLWKKISDTKYS
- the dipk1b gene encoding divergent protein kinase domain 1B isoform X2, with product MKCIIDFHLKKKDQLFFSLGQSRLPAVKVKYLMVAWLGVLVASWVVYIQYSSYSELCRGHVCTMLICEHYQKGIISGSVCKSLCEEKTLTLQRCLSTSPTQQVYSAVWKEKAVVVKCGLHDAQRDASLYDKPTRGTSMDEFREMLHSFLKNSLGEQLSLGSLVLRIISLADVNADGKVSLAEAKSVWALLRINEFVLTLVLQDKEHAPRLLGFCGQLYTTEHVAHSTLFSVNIPSWLHPLMPKALSSSLNHWLAPAWPRRARVAIGLLEMMEELFHGVYGTFYMCDTTPQRVGYSTNYDCKMPDLGSVVPEATVRAFLRGRACQINTDCTFGSDCTATCDRLAKQCNTEVVRPNLAKVCALLRDFLFSGAPSDLMDDLDKQLRTCMTLSGLASQMEVHHSLVLNNLKTLLWKKISDTKYS